The Xylocopa sonorina isolate GNS202 chromosome 10, iyXylSono1_principal, whole genome shotgun sequence genome contains the following window.
GTCTATTTGTAACGCGATCGAGAAGATCCACGTACCATCGATTTAATTGAAGATTATGATGACCATTAAACGTTACATCCATCCGTATTTAGTCGCGTCGAAAAACTATTACAACTCGTTACTCGAACTCTGTCTATAATTTGATCACGCGATTAAATAGAGAAGAACGTTTAGCAATGGAACCATCTTGACGTGCGTTTGTCAATGACTGCCTACACTTTCCCAAAAATCCATCGATCCAATATTAACtcccttctctctcgattttctcAAGAATCTCACGTCTCAACACTGCAAAATTTGCAGTCAACATTTCCAACCACCGTCCGCAATCCCCAAAAGCATCCCCCAACGACGATACCATCATCGACCGTGTGATGATGAAACGCGCTCGACTGAATGAAAGAGCACGACCCAGAAAAGTCCATTAAACATTCCTCGCCTCCATATCcgacccgggcgaggcgtcgaaaAATCTGAGGCCCCGTTTCACCCCGCGACACCTGCGACCGGCGTACAACGAGAACGGTTATCCGCTCGCCGAAAGCGTGCACGCGTCGCGTGCCCGCTAGCGGTGCGTTAGAAACGAACGCGTTCCAAGTAAGAGCACGGAATCGGCTGACGGTGGACGCGGGGCAAGTTCCGTTTCCCGTATGCCTGCGAGGCGTCTGTAGCCGCATGCCATCGTGTACGCGGTACGCGACGCCGCATGCGTATATTTAAGCGCGTCGGGACGCGTGCACGCACGTACCAGGACCGAGGCGGAGGGACGCCGCGTGGATCCACGGGTGCccgttcgcgcgcgcgcgcgctctatGTGCCAGTGAAATTTGAATAATTTTCCTTCGATCGTCGATTCCCGGCATGCGCGACCGAATAACATAGATTCGCGGGGGGCAAATTAAATAAAAGGGGCGGGCCACTCCTCCGTCAGTCGCAGTTCGATCGCCGATCGCTCGCTCGCACACGACACGGGTGGACGATCGATCGTTTTCCTCGCGTTTTCCACGAGTTCGACGAGCAAACGGAGAGACGTAACACGGAATACCAGGGATAACagttcagagagagagagagagagatcagaAGATGCGGATGTTCGTAGCGGCAGTGACGATCGTGTTGATGGCGGGAAGCTGCCTGGCCGGCCAGGACTTCCTCTCCAAGTCCCTGAACGAGTGCATCGCCGCGGACTCTTGGGTGTCCTGTCTGAAGCACGAGGTGCTCGGATACCTGGACGAGAAGCTTGGTACAAACACGGAGGCCAGGTCGTTGGACACCGTGGACGAGGCGATCGTCGCGAGGACCTTCAAGTATCTAAAGAGTTTCAATTATGGGATAGACCTGCCGTTCGTCGATGCTAGTCTCAAGTACAGGCCCAGCAGAAGTCTGGCCGACTTGGACGTGGAGTTCAAGGGGAACGAAGTCGCCACCAGCCAGGCCAGAGGAATGCTGAAGAAGAAGTTGCTGCTGCCTTTCCTGTTGCTCTTGAAACTGAAGTTGAAGGCTCTGATGCCCATTTTCGTCGCCATCATTGGATTGAAGGCTCTCAAGGCTCTGGTGCTCTCGAAACTGGCGATCCTCCTGGTTATCGGATTCATCGCCGTGCAATTCTTTAAGAAGGGTGGAATGATGATGCCTATGGGTACGTATTGCGATTCACGTTTCGATAAGCGTCGATGGGGGGTCAAAAATTTGATTCGAGAGATCGCCTGTCAAACGTTCCAGAATTGTTGCTCCGATTTTTGATCGCGCGACGAGGAAAGTGAAAAGAGTGAAATCTTTTGTGTCACAGGAATGTCGATGGAACCAGCCACACCGCCGTACGGAGCTATGCCCACGTCCACGAGTACCTACGATCCGCCAAACACGTGGGACGCAAATGGACCGTATTCTCGCGTCTGGACGCCAAGCAACGGTGTGGAAGCCCAGAATCTCGCTTACTCGTACTACTCGCCGAACAGCGGCTCGAACACGTActcctcctcgtcctcctcgtcctcctcgtcgTCGACGAACCCAGGCAGCTCGACCAACTACTAGACCGTACGATTATTATACGATTCCACGATTCATCCCCCCGCTACCCCTGATTAACTCATGTTCTTTAACGACGGATCGATCGTTACGATCGAGAGACCAAAGAGACGCACGCCAAATAACCCCGAATCACAATGGATGAATGGTCGATCGTTGGTCAGCGCGTGTccacgcgatcgatcgatcgaagacTGTCGGTCATTCGAGCACTGGACCTCGCGGCGGAGGAAAGTTCTATGGTTTCGTCGAGTAGACGATCGTTATTTATTTAGAGAACCGCGGTGAGAGGGTGAATTTGTCAGTAACGCGAGACTTTCGAGGATCGTCGACTCGACGGGAGGATGGAACTTTTCGATCGTTCGCACGACGACACGTGTACGCGTTGGTGGGTAATCGGTCGAGTAGGAAATCAGAGGAGGAGACATAGAGAGGAGCGTTTGAGAACGGGAGGTGGAATCTCGAGGCTGACTCGAGCTTCTTCTCTTCCACTATTCTCTTACGAACGCCAGGGCCTTGTTGTTTCTTATTTATTGCTCGCGCGACACGATTATTTATTGTCTCCCTGACATTTGTTAATAAAAGCATGTGAATAACACCGAACGATTTTTTTTATGCTACCTACACGATAATATGACACGTGGACATGTATGTATATACTTTCTCCGGTAATTAGTGTGAAATAATTTTAGTCGCGTTTCGAGTGAAAACGCCGTTAAGTGTATTCTGATTCTTACAGAA
Protein-coding sequences here:
- the Osi20 gene encoding DUF1676 domain-containing protein Osi20 — encoded protein: MRMFVAAVTIVLMAGSCLAGQDFLSKSLNECIAADSWVSCLKHEVLGYLDEKLGTNTEARSLDTVDEAIVARTFKYLKSFNYGIDLPFVDASLKYRPSRSLADLDVEFKGNEVATSQARGMLKKKLLLPFLLLLKLKLKALMPIFVAIIGLKALKALVLSKLAILLVIGFIAVQFFKKGGMMMPMGMSMEPATPPYGAMPTSTSTYDPPNTWDANGPYSRVWTPSNGVEAQNLAYSYYSPNSGSNTYSSSSSSSSSSSTNPGSSTNY